A single uncultured Methanolobus sp. DNA region contains:
- the mtaB gene encoding methanol--corrinoid protein co-methyltransferase MtaB → MVKRYTSLAYKAADDMIFGKSVHPVKAELGLEVGAGYVTGEVNYAPRPEAGVSKEKLVSEYRRLTTDIMARAVQVGFPGISLETEHVEQMTNHPDWGGEVAHVQKTIMEEYHEEYGIKTALRHTPGDVRENRDLLALIGPKYDVLMESFEAVADAGADFLSIETMGGKEVLDYAILRNDIPGLVYSIGCLGSIDMTMIWQDIRKIADKKGRIAAGDTDCSQANTAMFIAGGLLDKNLAHTIAIIARAISAPRTLAGYEAGAQGPGKDCGYENTIVKAITGCPIAQEGKTSTCAHSDVMGNLVMQCCDLWSNESVEYHGEFGGTSVQCWSETLNYDAAMLNVATETGNAKMLRDILVLSDKYRDPQGYVLAYDNAYKVAQAIIKDGDDLYLRSKNAAIACCDLLTSADPKKLVMSKFEKNALADAAAALKGMTDEADSFMSDSMEKYKAEVAVFRPEDNYKF, encoded by the coding sequence CACATCACTTGCATACAAAGCAGCTGACGACATGATCTTCGGTAAGTCAGTCCACCCAGTAAAGGCAGAACTCGGATTAGAAGTAGGTGCAGGATACGTAACTGGTGAAGTTAACTATGCACCAAGACCAGAAGCTGGTGTCTCCAAGGAGAAACTCGTTTCTGAATACCGCAGACTCACAACCGACATCATGGCAAGAGCAGTACAGGTCGGTTTCCCAGGTATTTCACTTGAGACAGAGCACGTAGAACAGATGACCAACCACCCAGACTGGGGAGGAGAAGTCGCACACGTCCAGAAGACCATCATGGAAGAATACCATGAGGAATACGGAATCAAGACCGCACTCAGGCACACCCCTGGTGACGTTCGTGAGAACCGTGACCTCCTTGCACTCATTGGTCCAAAATATGATGTCCTTATGGAATCATTCGAAGCTGTAGCAGATGCTGGAGCAGACTTCCTGTCCATCGAAACAATGGGCGGTAAAGAAGTACTCGACTACGCAATCCTGAGGAACGACATTCCTGGTCTCGTCTACTCAATTGGCTGCCTCGGTTCAATTGACATGACCATGATCTGGCAAGACATCAGGAAGATCGCAGACAAGAAGGGAAGAATTGCAGCTGGTGACACAGACTGTTCACAGGCAAACACCGCTATGTTCATAGCAGGTGGTCTCCTTGACAAGAACCTTGCACACACCATTGCAATCATCGCAAGAGCAATCTCAGCACCAAGAACACTCGCTGGATATGAAGCAGGTGCTCAGGGTCCAGGAAAAGACTGTGGATATGAGAACACAATCGTAAAGGCAATCACAGGATGCCCAATCGCTCAGGAAGGAAAGACCTCAACCTGTGCACACTCTGACGTAATGGGTAACCTCGTCATGCAGTGCTGTGACCTTTGGTCAAACGAGTCTGTAGAATACCACGGTGAATTCGGTGGTACCTCAGTACAGTGCTGGTCCGAGACCCTTAACTACGATGCAGCAATGCTCAACGTAGCAACAGAGACAGGCAACGCAAAGATGCTTCGTGACATCCTCGTACTCTCTGACAAGTACAGAGACCCACAGGGATACGTCCTTGCATACGACAACGCATACAAGGTTGCACAGGCAATCATAAAGGATGGAGACGACCTTTACCTCCGTTCAAAGAATGCAGCAATTGCATGCTGTGACCTCTTGACTAGTGCAGATCCAAAGAAGCTCGTAATGTCCAAGTTCGAGAAGAACGCACTGGCAGACGCAGCTGCAGCACTGAAGGGAATGACCGACGAGGCAGATTCCTTCATGAGCGACAGCATGGAGAAGTACAAGGCAGAAGTCGCTGTATTCAGACCAGAGGACAACTACAAGTTCTAA